The proteins below come from a single Stigmatopora argus isolate UIUO_Sarg chromosome 11, RoL_Sarg_1.0, whole genome shotgun sequence genomic window:
- the adam8a gene encoding disintegrin and metalloproteinase domain-containing protein 8a, whose translation MNHFQYLIWIFFSVLGSVWTLPHVMKYQIAKPQRLKNSSPITNAATHQYPDVLEYSVMIAGENCTLHLERNKELIGKNFSVTHYSEQGIELTTAAELENHCYYHGNVVGVDDSSASVELCSGLKGFVRLRDQTYLIEPLTSQPANSWETIKGDSDKSLHAVYNYKHLRRKRSSCSHGNTTMYYDHGGRSSGLVQLGSLRSRGQAKSRPRKTRTVELAVVVDNTEYKKFGNKRTMEARVLEIANHVDRLYRPVGVRVMLVSLDIWSYEDQIEVSANPEQTLKLFLEWRQRNLLPKKKHDNAQFITGLDFEGTTVGLANTKAMCTSNSGAVNEDHNNNAIGVSSTIAHEMGHNLGLSHDTENCICGSLTTKKGCIMAESVGGVYPEMFSSCSLQQLDRFLEEINPACLLDTPSTDRVYGGPVCGNAFLEPGEECDCGTVEECKNPCCNATNCKLSAGAQCAVGECCHNCQLKASGSVCRPKTGNCDLAEHCNGLSASCPPDAYAQNGLSCNRGKGYCYNGQCPSRQHHCKRLWGPDAEVAADACYFQYERCPKPLLHRCLGQEQSCKTLFCSGGWEFPVTSRKLFYKVGSEDCNEATLKPEDNYPADLGMVPTGTKCGNNMVCYNHRCSDIRNIRAYGAQDCSAKCSNRGVCNHQNKCHCDPGWAPPYCDVLESEVIEGSGLGLIVSLVVSLLIFLVLLIGGFMCCGRKMQPAKRYLQSTSGQTNPLFQSGISRGSPHLRPTAISQPTFVESSATQVCKSLSISMVNPSSKPYRTAPEPPRKEPTVPQSSKIQQGSRPHLQVPAVPSKPVYSEARPLPPSRPLPPLTSKPITKPKPVTPPVKPKPAVIPSKLPHTELLAGRARLTPIRKPR comes from the exons ATGAACCACTTTCAATATTTGATATGGATTTTCTTCTCTGTGTtgg GGAGTGTGTGGACTCTACCTCATGTGATGAAGTATCAAATAGCCAAACCTCAGAGACTGAAGAATTCATCGCCCATCACTAATGCTGCCACCCATCAG TACCCTGATGTACTGGAGTACTCTGTAATGATTGCTGGAGAAAATTGCACTTTACATCTGGAGAGAAATAA GGAGCTTATTGGAAAAAACTTTTCTGTGACACATTATTCTGAGCAAGGTATTGAACTTACAACAGCAGCTGAACTTGAG AATCACTGTTACTACCACGGAAACGTCGTGGGAGTGGATGACTCTTCTGCAAGTGTGGAGCTGTGCTCAGGGTTAAA AGGGTTTGTGCGCCTCCGGGATCAGACGTACCTGATAGAACCCTTGACTTCACAGCCAGCCAATAGTTGGGAAACCATTAAAGGTGACAGCGATAAGAGTCTTCATGCAGTCTACAACTACAAACAcctgaggaggaagaggagctcTTGTTCCCATGGAAACACAACCATGTACTACGATCATGGCGGTCGTTCATCTGGACTGGTCCAGCTTGGCAGTctg AGAAGCAGAGGCCAGGCTAAAAGCAGACCAAGAAAAACCAGAACAGTGGAGCTCGCCGTGGTGGTTGACAACACTGAG TACAAGAAGTTTGGTAACAAAAGGACAATGGAGGCTCGTGTGCTTGAAATAGCAAACCACGTTGACCGG CTCTATCGTCCCGTGGGTGTCCGTGTGATGTTAGTCAGTCTTGATATCTGGTCGTATGAAGATCAAATAGAGGTCAGCGCCAATCCCGAGCAGACACTTAAACTTTTTCTGGAGTGGCGTCAGCGAAACCTCCTGCCGAAGAAGAAGCACGACAACGCGCAATTCATCAC AGGGTTGGATTTCGAAGGCACCACGGTGGGTCTTGCCAACACAAAGGCAATGTGTACCTCCAATTCGGGAGCTGTCAATGAG GATCATAACAATAATGCAATAGGAGTATCCTCTACCATTGCCCACGAGATGGGTCACAACTTGGGCTTGTCTCATGATACAGAAAACTGTATCTGTGGTTCATTGACAACAAAAAAGGGTTGCATTATGGCAGAGAGTGTTGG CGGCGTGTATCCGGAGATGTTCAGCAGCTGCAGCCTGCAGCAGCTTGACAGGTTCTTGGAGGAGATCAACCCAGCCTGTCTGTTGGATACCCCGTCTACTGATCGCGTTTACGGTGGGCCAGTGTGTGGCAATGCCTTCCTAGAGCCCGGAGAGGAATGTGACTGTGGAACCGTCGAG GAATGCAAAAATCCCTGCTGCAATGCCACAAACTGCAAACTTAGCGCAGGCGCCCAATGTGCCGTGGGGGAATGCTGCCACAACTGTCAA CTAAAGGCGTCAGGCAGCGTCTGTCGGCCAAAGACAGGAAACTGCGACTTGGCAGAACACTGCAATGGACTGTCCGCCTCCTGTCCTCCCGACGCCTACGCGCAGAACGGCCTGTCGTGCAACCGTGGGAAAGGATACTGCTACAACGGACAGTGTCCATCGAGACAGCACCATTGCAAGAGACTGTGGGGACCTG ATGCTGAAGTGGCTGCGGATGCTTGTTACTTCCAATATGAACGTTGCCCAAAGCCCCTTTTGCATAGATGTTTGGGCCA GGAGCAATCATGTAAGACACTTTTCTGCTCGGGGGGATGGGAGTTCCCAGTGACATCTAGGAAGTTGTTCTACAAAGTAGGAAGTGAGGACTGTAACGAGGCAACCTTGAAGCCTGAGGACAACTATCCTGCAGACCTGGGCATGGTGCCCACCGGCACCAAGTGTGGCAACAATATG GTATGCTACAATCACAGATGCAGTGACATCAGAAATATTAGAGCATATGGAGCGCAAGACTGCTCTGCAAAGTGCAGCAACCGTGGA GTTTGTAACCATCAAAACAAGTGTCACTGTGATCCCGGTTGGGCTCCACCTTACTGTGATGTGCTGGAGTCGGAAGTAATTGAAG GCAGCGGGCTGGGGCTTATCGTGTCACTGGTTGTAAGCTTGCTCATATTCTTGGTGCTTTTGATTGGCGGATTCATGTGCTGCGGCCGGAAAATGCAACCTGCCAAGAG ATACCTCCAATCTACCTCGGGACAGACAAATCCTTTATTTCAATCAGGCATTTCACGAGGGAGCCCTCATCTTCGTCCCACTGCCATCAGCCAGCCAACATTTGTGGAGTCTTCAGCTACCCAAGTGTGTAAATCGCTGTCCATCTCCATGGTCAATCCATCGTCAAAGCCTTACAGAACAGCTCCTGAG CCACCCAGAAAGGAACCAACTGTACCTCAGTCCTCGAAGATCCAACAG gGTTCAAGGCCACATTTGCAAGTACCAGCAGTGCCAAGCAAGCCAGTCTACTCTGAG GCTCGGCCTTTACCTCCATCCAGACCGCTACCGCCACTAACATCCAAACCA ATAACAAAGCCAAAACCTGTCACACCGCCTGTAAAGCCAAAGCCCGCCGTCATCCCTTCGAAGCTGCCTCACACTGAGCTG CTTGCAGGAAGAGCTCGCCTGACTCCAATACGAAAACCTAGATGA
- the spef1 gene encoding sperm flagellar protein 1, which translates to MERELDEDELQDLYAWIDKIRLSRPKRNIANDFSDGVMVAEVVKHFCPKIIDLHNYTPASSTQQKLSNWNLLNRKVFSKLNFHVPEKSVKKIVLRSAGVIESVLSDLREKIELRLDHKAHILSNLEFYDSKNPERTVTELTQSEARYLSQMVHEEVKRDEKLKLETCSKIQHTAQFYSNLDPAVRQILKEKEHGAMALQETVEILQMKVNKLERLIQLKDMRIDDLRHNLETCTCLRGKNMDDKPSSVEA; encoded by the exons ATGGAGCGAGAGTTAGACGAGGATGAGCTGCAGGACTTGTACGCGTGGATAGATAAAATCCGTCTTTCGAGACCAAAAAGGAACATCGCCAATGACTTCAGCGACGGAG tgatGGTGGCTGAGGTGGTTAAACATTTTTGCCCTAAGATTATAGACTTGCACAACTACACCCCTGCCAGCTCCACACAACAGAAGCTTAGCAACTGGAACCTCCTCAACAG GAAGGTGTTCTCCAAGTTGAACTTTCATGTGCCCGAGAAGTCTGTGAAGAAGATTGTACTGCGATCTGCCGGAGTGATCGAGAGTGTGTTGAGCGACCTGAGGGAAAAGATAGAACTGAGGCTAGACCACAAGGCACACATTCTATCA AATTTGGAATTCTACGACTCCAAGAACCCAGAAAGAACTGTCACAG AGCTTACTCAAAGTGAGGCCAGATATCTGTCTCAGATGGTACATGAGGAGGTGAAACGCGATGAAAAGCTGAAATTGGAGACATG tAGCAAAATACAGCACACAgctcagttttactccaactTGGACCCAGCTGTGCGCCAAATTCTAAAGGAAAAAGAGCATGGAGCCATGGCTTTGCAGGAGACAGTAGAG ATTCTGCAGATGAAGGTGAACAAGTTGGAGAGACTAATTCAGCTAAAGGACATGCGCATAGACGACCTCAGACACAATCTGGAGACGTGTACCTGCCTGAGAGGAAAAAACATGGATGATAAACCTAGCAGCGTAGAAGCGTAG